A single window of Penaeus chinensis breed Huanghai No. 1 chromosome 9, ASM1920278v2, whole genome shotgun sequence DNA harbors:
- the LOC125028663 gene encoding uncharacterized protein LOC125028663 has translation MAGGEGRPHNKMTVLIVAMVGYPLLVLGSEFFSHHVQGHRCGTSLAVARVSSLTTCAALCNQESHCHGFNLEVPGSRLRSCQVSGTSSPCSPDPNFNFYLSGSVVPSTSTTAGPAILNPETTSAAQDVLCEPNGINSAVVGVDIGNSLKDVKMVYMQDIPLKGTPETEVGLGGICAPNHVVASGICEPGGSFECTEVAADVVVTDVCHSVSITNYGAHCADGEFVTGFYGTQQRDKIGDIKCCSVNQP, from the exons ATGGCCGGAGGCGAAGGGCGTCCGCACAATAAGATGACTGTGTTAATCGTGGCGATGGTAGGATATCCTCTCCTGGTCCTTGGTTCGGAGTTCTTCAGTCATCACGTTCAAGGTCATCGCTGTGGGACGTCGTTAGCAGTCGCCAGGGTCTCTTCGCTAACGACCTGCGCCGCCCTCTGCAATCAAG AATCTCACTGTCATGGTTTTAACCTGGAGGTGCCCGGTTCAAGGCTTCGATCCTGCCAGGTGTCAGGAACGTCTTCGCCCTGCTCTCCAGACCCCAACTTCAACTTCTATTTATCCGGCTCTGTAGTACCGTCAACATCTACAACAGCAGGGCCAGCCATACTGAATCCTGAAACAACTTCAGCCGCGCAAG ATGTGCTGTGTGAACCAAATGGCATAAACAGTGCCGTTGTCGGCGTAGATATTGGAAACAGCCTGAAAGATGTAAAAATGGTATATATGCAAGACATTCCTCTTAAAGGCACACCTGAGACAGAAGTAGGACTGGGAGGCATATGCGCGCCAAACCATGTGGTCGCGAGCGGCATCTGCGAACCAGGTGGAAGCTTCGAAT GTACGGAGGTCGCAGCTGATGTCGTGGTCACCGACGTCTGTCATTCAGTGTCTATTACCAACTATGGCGCGCACTGCGCCGACGGTGAATTCGTCACCGGCTTTTACGGCACACAGCAGAGAGATAAGATAGGAGACATCAAATGCTGCTCCGTTAATCAGCCGTAG